A portion of the Burkholderia pseudomultivorans genome contains these proteins:
- a CDS encoding DUF1178 family protein: MKVLDLQCPHGHRFEGWFASADEFEAQLSRKLVECPVCGATEISRMPSAPRLNLSGATQAQPADPHALQAQVMRALREVLEKTENVGERFAEEARRIHYNEAPARSIRGVTTPQDAQALVEEGIDVMPLPIPAALKEPLQ; the protein is encoded by the coding sequence ATGAAGGTCCTCGATTTACAGTGCCCGCATGGTCATCGGTTCGAAGGCTGGTTCGCTTCCGCCGATGAATTCGAAGCGCAGTTGTCCCGCAAGCTGGTCGAATGTCCGGTATGCGGGGCGACCGAGATCAGCCGTATGCCGTCCGCGCCGCGCCTGAACCTGTCGGGTGCGACGCAGGCCCAGCCGGCCGATCCGCATGCGCTGCAGGCGCAGGTCATGCGTGCGCTGCGCGAGGTACTGGAGAAGACCGAGAACGTGGGCGAGCGCTTCGCCGAGGAAGCGCGGCGCATTCATTACAACGAGGCGCCCGCGCGCAGCATTCGTGGCGTCACGACGCCGCAGGATGCGCAAGCCCTGGTCGAAGAAGGCATCGACGTGATGCCGCTGCCGATTCCTGCCGCGCTGAAAGAACCGCTGCAATAA
- a CDS encoding NUDIX domain-containing protein, whose amino-acid sequence MAELPNHDAALTETCLESEAIFEGSFLKLKRDTVRLPDGKQATREYVQHPGAVMVIPLFDDGRVLMENQYRYPIGKVMAEFPAGKLDPDEGALACAVRELREETGYTAREYVFLARIHPIISYSTEFIDLYLARGLTAGERKLDEGEFLETFTATLPDLLEWVRTGQISDVKTIIGTMWLDRVLSGAWPLGPVLTP is encoded by the coding sequence ATGGCCGAATTGCCCAATCACGACGCCGCACTGACCGAAACCTGCCTCGAAAGCGAAGCGATCTTCGAAGGCTCGTTCCTTAAGCTCAAGCGCGATACCGTCCGCCTGCCTGACGGCAAGCAGGCCACGCGCGAATACGTCCAGCACCCGGGCGCGGTGATGGTGATCCCGCTGTTCGACGACGGCCGCGTGCTGATGGAAAACCAGTACCGCTATCCGATCGGCAAGGTGATGGCCGAATTCCCGGCCGGCAAGCTCGACCCGGACGAAGGCGCACTCGCCTGCGCGGTGCGCGAACTGCGCGAGGAAACCGGCTACACGGCCCGCGAATATGTGTTCCTGGCCCGGATTCACCCGATCATTTCCTACTCGACCGAATTCATCGACCTGTATCTCGCGCGCGGCCTGACCGCCGGCGAGCGCAAGCTCGACGAAGGCGAATTCCTCGAAACCTTCACGGCGACGCTGCCCGACCTGCTCGAATGGGTGCGCACCGGCCAGATCAGCGACGTAAAGACCATCATCGGCACGATGTGGCTGGACCGCGTGCTGTCCGGCGCATGGCCGCTCGGCCCGGTCCTGACGCCCTGA
- a CDS encoding DUF2818 family protein, producing the protein MSAAGWFIVLLALVGANLPFLNQRLFAVVPIGAAKKGAWIRIGELIVLYFIVGALGFWLESRAGNRFEQGWQFYAITFSLFVVFAFPGFTFQYLVKRR; encoded by the coding sequence ATGTCGGCCGCGGGCTGGTTTATCGTGCTGTTGGCGCTCGTGGGCGCCAACCTGCCGTTCCTGAACCAGCGCCTGTTCGCCGTCGTGCCGATCGGCGCGGCGAAGAAGGGCGCGTGGATCCGGATCGGCGAACTGATCGTGCTGTATTTCATCGTCGGCGCGCTCGGCTTCTGGCTCGAGTCGCGCGCCGGCAACCGCTTCGAACAGGGCTGGCAGTTTTACGCGATCACCTTCAGTCTCTTCGTCGTGTTCGCGTTTCCCGGCTTCACGTTCCAGTATCTCGTCAAACGACGCTGA
- the nuoN gene encoding NADH-quinone oxidoreductase subunit NuoN encodes MNVLLPDALVMAAIIVAWLNDTFTGASGRRLTYLIAVISSVVAGVWFAVQALDPQHYYFFSRMVVVDSFASAMKAVVSLGFAVSLVYSRRYLEDRDLFRGDVFLLGMFSLLGQLVMISGNNFLTLYLGLELMSLSLYAVIALRRDGTVSSEAAMKYYVLGALASGFVLYGISMLYGATSGSLELGEVYKAVSSGGTEDAVLMFGVIFIVAGIAFKLGAVPFHMWVPDVYQGAPTAMTLFVGGGPKVAAFAWGLRFLVMGLLPLAQNWQTALVILAALSLIVGNITGIVQRNIKRMLAYSAISNMGFVLLGLLAGIVKGDAAAPANAYSSAMFYAIVYLITTLGSFGVVMLLARRDFEAETIDDFKGLNKRSPVFAFVMMVMVFSLAGIPPTVGFYAKLAVLEATVNAGLTWLAVLAVITSLFGAFYYLRIVKLIYFDAPQDSTPIGGDFCKRTILVLNGLAVVVLGLIPSPLLTVCLDAIRHSLPTL; translated from the coding sequence ATGAATGTCCTGTTGCCTGACGCGCTGGTGATGGCCGCCATCATCGTCGCATGGCTGAACGACACCTTTACCGGCGCCTCCGGCCGCCGCCTCACTTACCTGATCGCGGTGATCTCGTCGGTGGTCGCCGGCGTCTGGTTCGCGGTGCAGGCGCTCGATCCGCAGCATTACTACTTCTTCTCGCGGATGGTCGTCGTCGACTCGTTCGCCAGCGCGATGAAGGCGGTGGTGTCGCTCGGCTTTGCGGTGTCGCTCGTCTACTCGCGCCGCTACCTCGAAGATCGCGACCTGTTCCGCGGCGACGTGTTCCTGCTCGGCATGTTCTCGCTGCTCGGCCAGCTCGTGATGATCTCGGGCAACAACTTCCTGACGCTGTATCTCGGCCTGGAACTGATGTCGCTGTCGCTGTACGCGGTCATCGCGCTGCGTCGCGACGGCACCGTGTCGAGCGAAGCCGCGATGAAGTACTACGTGCTGGGCGCGCTTGCGTCGGGCTTCGTGCTGTACGGCATTTCGATGCTCTACGGCGCGACCTCGGGTTCGCTCGAGCTCGGCGAGGTGTACAAGGCGGTCAGCAGCGGCGGCACCGAGGATGCGGTGCTGATGTTCGGCGTGATCTTCATCGTCGCCGGTATCGCGTTCAAGCTCGGCGCCGTGCCGTTCCACATGTGGGTGCCGGACGTCTACCAGGGCGCACCGACCGCGATGACGCTGTTCGTCGGCGGCGGTCCGAAGGTGGCCGCGTTCGCGTGGGGCCTGCGTTTCCTGGTGATGGGCCTGCTGCCGCTCGCGCAGAACTGGCAGACCGCGCTCGTGATCCTCGCCGCGCTGTCGCTGATCGTCGGCAACATCACCGGTATCGTCCAGCGCAACATCAAGCGGATGCTCGCGTACTCGGCGATCTCGAACATGGGCTTCGTGCTGCTCGGCCTGCTCGCGGGCATCGTGAAGGGCGACGCGGCAGCGCCGGCGAACGCCTACAGCTCGGCGATGTTCTACGCGATCGTCTACCTGATCACGACGCTCGGCTCGTTCGGCGTGGTGATGCTGCTCGCCCGCCGCGACTTCGAAGCGGAAACGATCGACGACTTCAAGGGCCTCAACAAGCGCAGCCCGGTGTTCGCGTTCGTGATGATGGTCATGGTGTTCTCGCTGGCCGGCATTCCGCCGACCGTCGGCTTCTACGCGAAGCTCGCGGTGCTCGAGGCGACCGTCAACGCGGGCCTCACGTGGCTGGCCGTGCTGGCCGTGATCACCTCGCTGTTCGGCGCGTTCTACTATCTGCGCATCGTCAAGCTGATCTACTTCGACGCACCGCAGGATTCCACGCCGATCGGCGGCGATTTCTGCAAGCGCACGATCCTCGTGCTGAACGGCCTCGCGGTCGTCGTGCTCGGCCTGATCCCGAGCCCGCTGCTGACGGTTTGCCTCGACGCGATCCGTCACTCGCTGCCGACGCTGTAA
- a CDS encoding NADH-quinone oxidoreductase subunit M: protein MHAFPILSTAIWLPIVFGLLVLAVGNDKNPGTARWVALIGSLLGLAVTIPLITGFDSSTAALQFVEHSTWIERFDISYHLGVDGISMWFVVLTALITVIVVIAAWEVITENVAQYLAAFLILSGIMIGVFSAADGLLFYVFFEATLIPMYIIIGVWGGPNRVYAAFKFFLYTLAGSLLMLVALIYLYTQTHSFDLATWQNAKIAMTPQILLFIAFFLAFAVKVPMWPVHTWLPDAHVEAPTGGSVVLAAIMLKLGAYGFLRFSLPITPDASHFLAPVVITLSLIAVIYIGLVAMVQADMKKLVAYSSIAHMGFVTLGFFIFNQLGVEGAIVQMISHGFVSGAMFLCIGVLYDRVHSRQIADYGGVVNVMPKFAAFAMLFSMANCGLPGTSGFVGEFMVILAAVQYNFWIAFGAAFTLILGAAYTLWMYKRVYFGAVANDHVAKLKDIGRREFLMLAVLAAFTLLMGLYPKPFTDVMHVSVENLLSHVAQSKLPLAQ from the coding sequence ATGCACGCTTTTCCGATTCTCAGTACCGCGATCTGGCTGCCGATCGTTTTCGGCCTCCTCGTGCTCGCGGTGGGTAACGACAAAAATCCGGGGACGGCGCGCTGGGTCGCGCTGATCGGCTCGCTGCTCGGGCTCGCGGTCACGATCCCGCTGATCACGGGCTTCGACTCGAGCACGGCCGCGCTGCAGTTCGTCGAGCATTCGACCTGGATCGAGCGTTTCGACATCTCGTACCACCTCGGCGTCGACGGCATCTCGATGTGGTTCGTCGTGCTGACCGCGCTGATCACGGTGATCGTCGTGATCGCCGCATGGGAAGTGATCACCGAGAACGTCGCGCAGTACCTCGCTGCGTTCCTGATCCTGTCCGGGATCATGATCGGCGTGTTCTCGGCGGCCGACGGCCTGCTGTTCTACGTGTTCTTCGAAGCGACCCTGATCCCGATGTACATCATCATCGGCGTGTGGGGCGGCCCGAACCGCGTGTACGCAGCGTTCAAGTTCTTCCTGTACACGCTGGCCGGCTCGCTGCTGATGCTGGTCGCGCTGATCTACCTGTACACGCAGACGCATTCGTTCGACCTCGCGACGTGGCAGAACGCGAAGATCGCGATGACGCCGCAGATCCTGCTGTTCATTGCCTTCTTCCTCGCCTTCGCGGTGAAGGTGCCGATGTGGCCGGTGCACACCTGGCTGCCGGATGCGCACGTGGAAGCGCCGACGGGCGGCTCGGTCGTGCTGGCCGCGATCATGCTGAAGCTCGGCGCATACGGTTTCCTGCGCTTCTCGCTGCCGATCACGCCTGACGCGAGCCACTTCCTGGCGCCCGTCGTGATCACGCTGTCGCTGATCGCGGTGATCTACATCGGTCTCGTCGCGATGGTGCAGGCCGACATGAAGAAGCTGGTCGCGTATTCGTCGATCGCGCACATGGGCTTCGTCACGCTCGGCTTCTTCATCTTCAACCAGCTCGGCGTCGAAGGCGCGATCGTGCAGATGATCTCGCACGGCTTCGTGTCGGGCGCGATGTTCCTCTGTATCGGCGTGCTGTACGACCGCGTGCACTCGCGCCAGATCGCCGACTACGGCGGCGTCGTCAACGTGATGCCGAAGTTCGCGGCGTTCGCGATGCTGTTCTCGATGGCCAACTGCGGCCTGCCGGGCACGTCCGGTTTCGTCGGCGAGTTCATGGTGATTCTCGCGGCCGTCCAGTACAACTTCTGGATCGCATTCGGCGCGGCGTTCACGCTGATCCTCGGCGCGGCCTACACGCTGTGGATGTACAAGCGCGTGTACTTCGGCGCGGTCGCGAACGACCACGTCGCGAAGCTGAAGGACATCGGCCGTCGCGAATTCCTGATGCTGGCCGTGCTTGCCGCGTTCACGCTGCTGATGGGCCTGTATCCGAAGCCCTTTACCGACGTGATGCACGTTTCCGTGGAAAACCTCCTCTCCCATGTCGCGCAGTCGAAGCTGCCGCTGGCCCAGTAA
- the nuoL gene encoding NADH-quinone oxidoreductase subunit L, translated as MSTTLNENLLLAIPLAPLAGSLIAGLFGNAVGRKGAHRITILGVLIAFLLSAKVFLDVMGGASFNATVYEWMHVGSLKLEVGFLVDSLTAMMMVVVTFVSLMVHIYTIGYMSEEDGYQRFFSYISLFTFSMLMLVMSNNFLQLFFGWEAVGLVSYLLIGFYFTRESAIYANMKAFLVNRVGDFGFLLGIGLLLAFAGSMNYGEVFAKRAELASLHFPGTDWGLLTVACICLFIGAMGKSAQFPLHVWLPDSMEGPTPISALIHAATMVTAGIFMVSRMSPLFELSDTALSFITVIGAITALFMGFLGIVQNDIKRVVAYSTLSQLGYMTVALGVSAYPVAVFHLMTHAFFKALLFLGAGSVIIGMHHDQDMRNMGGLRKYMPITWITSLVGSLALIGTPFFSGFYSKDSIIDAVKLSHLPGSGFAYFAVVASVFVTALYSFRMYFLVFHGEERFRKPKHPESPMGMAAAHGHDDHGHGHGHDDHAHEPHETPWVVWVPLVLLAIPSVIIGAIAIGPMLFGDFFQHGVAFDKVIFIGENHPALAEMAEEFHGWGGMGLHSVSGLPVWLALAGVVVAWFLYLKRPDLPASIRRAFGPIYTLLDNKYYMDKINEVVFARGSVAIGRGLWKEGDVVVIDGLVNGSAKFIGWFAGVIRFLQSGYIYHYAFAMIIGMLGLLTLFVTLGGK; from the coding sequence ATGTCAACGACACTCAATGAAAACCTGCTGCTGGCGATTCCGCTCGCTCCGCTGGCCGGCTCGCTGATTGCGGGGCTGTTCGGGAACGCAGTCGGGCGCAAGGGCGCACACCGGATCACGATCCTCGGCGTATTGATCGCGTTCCTCCTGTCGGCGAAAGTCTTCCTCGACGTGATGGGCGGCGCGAGCTTCAACGCGACCGTCTACGAATGGATGCACGTCGGCTCGCTGAAGCTCGAAGTCGGCTTCCTGGTCGATTCGCTGACCGCGATGATGATGGTCGTCGTGACCTTCGTGTCGCTGATGGTGCACATCTACACGATCGGCTACATGTCGGAAGAGGACGGCTACCAGCGCTTCTTCTCGTACATCTCGCTGTTCACGTTCTCGATGCTGATGCTCGTGATGAGCAACAACTTCCTGCAGCTGTTCTTCGGCTGGGAAGCGGTGGGCCTCGTGTCGTACCTGCTGATCGGCTTCTACTTCACGCGTGAGAGCGCGATCTACGCGAACATGAAGGCGTTCCTCGTGAACCGCGTGGGCGACTTCGGCTTCCTGCTCGGCATCGGCCTGCTGCTCGCGTTCGCCGGCTCGATGAACTACGGCGAAGTGTTCGCGAAGCGCGCGGAACTCGCGAGCCTGCACTTCCCGGGCACCGACTGGGGCCTGCTGACGGTCGCCTGTATCTGCCTGTTCATCGGCGCGATGGGCAAGTCGGCGCAGTTCCCGCTGCACGTGTGGCTGCCCGACTCGATGGAAGGCCCGACGCCGATCTCGGCGCTGATTCACGCGGCGACGATGGTGACGGCCGGTATCTTCATGGTGTCGCGCATGTCGCCGCTGTTCGAGCTGTCGGACACCGCGCTGTCGTTCATCACGGTGATCGGCGCGATCACGGCGCTGTTCATGGGCTTCCTCGGGATCGTCCAGAACGACATCAAGCGCGTCGTCGCTTATTCGACGCTGTCGCAGCTCGGCTACATGACGGTCGCGCTCGGCGTGTCCGCGTACCCGGTCGCCGTGTTCCACCTGATGACGCACGCGTTCTTCAAGGCGCTGCTGTTCCTCGGCGCAGGCTCGGTGATCATCGGCATGCACCACGACCAGGACATGCGCAACATGGGCGGCCTGCGCAAGTACATGCCGATCACCTGGATCACGTCGCTGGTCGGCTCGCTTGCGCTGATCGGCACGCCGTTCTTCTCGGGCTTCTACTCGAAGGACTCGATCATCGACGCGGTGAAGCTGTCGCACCTGCCGGGTTCGGGCTTCGCGTACTTCGCGGTCGTCGCGAGCGTGTTCGTCACGGCGCTGTACTCGTTCCGCATGTACTTCCTGGTGTTCCACGGCGAGGAGCGCTTCCGCAAGCCGAAGCATCCGGAATCGCCGATGGGCATGGCGGCCGCCCACGGCCACGACGATCACGGCCATGGCCACGGCCATGACGACCACGCGCACGAGCCGCACGAGACCCCGTGGGTCGTGTGGGTGCCGCTGGTCCTGCTGGCGATTCCGTCGGTGATCATCGGTGCGATCGCGATCGGCCCGATGCTGTTCGGGGACTTCTTCCAGCACGGCGTGGCGTTCGACAAGGTGATCTTCATCGGCGAAAACCATCCGGCGCTCGCCGAGATGGCCGAGGAGTTCCACGGCTGGGGCGGCATGGGCCTGCATTCGGTGTCGGGCCTGCCGGTCTGGCTCGCGCTCGCCGGCGTCGTCGTCGCGTGGTTCCTGTACCTGAAGCGTCCGGATCTGCCGGCGTCGATCCGCCGCGCGTTCGGCCCGATCTACACGCTGCTGGACAACAAGTACTACATGGACAAGATCAACGAAGTGGTGTTCGCCCGCGGTTCGGTGGCGATCGGCCGCGGCCTGTGGAAAGAGGGCGACGTCGTGGTGATCGACGGCCTCGTCAACGGCAGCGCCAAATTCATCGGCTGGTTCGCCGGTGTGATCCGCTTCCTCCAATCCGGTTACATCTATCACTACGCGTTCGCCATGATCATCGGCATGCTGGGGCTCCTGACCCTGTTTGTAACGCTCGGCGGCAAATAA
- the nuoK gene encoding NADH-quinone oxidoreductase subunit NuoK, with protein sequence MLTLAHYLVLGAILFAIAIVGIFLNRRNIIIILMAIELMLLAVNTNFVAFSHYLGDVHGQIFVFFVLTVAAAEAAIGLAILVTLFRKLDTINVEDLDQLKG encoded by the coding sequence ATGTTGACTCTTGCTCACTACCTCGTGCTCGGCGCGATCCTGTTCGCGATCGCGATCGTCGGGATTTTCCTGAACCGCCGCAACATCATCATCATCCTGATGGCGATCGAACTGATGTTGCTCGCGGTGAATACCAACTTCGTCGCGTTTTCGCACTACCTCGGCGATGTACACGGCCAGATCTTCGTGTTCTTCGTGCTGACCGTCGCCGCAGCGGAAGCCGCGATCGGTCTCGCGATTCTGGTGACCCTGTTCCGTAAGCTCGACACGATCAATGTCGAGGATCTCGATCAGCTCAAAGGTTAA
- a CDS encoding NADH-quinone oxidoreductase subunit J yields MEFTTVLFYIFALLLVVSGLKVITSRNPVASALFLVLAFFNAAAIWMLLEAEFLAILLVLVYVGAVMVLFLFVVMMLDINIDFLRRDFKRFVPMATVVGAIIVIETALILWRGYGDTHAAHAMATGAMADWSNTRLIGKVIYTDYIFAFEIAGLVLLVAIIAAIGLTERKGKDSKRQRVSDQVKVRRDDRVRLVKMEAEKPQPETAQSEAGTGANG; encoded by the coding sequence ATGGAATTCACGACCGTACTGTTCTACATCTTCGCGCTGCTCCTGGTGGTATCAGGGCTGAAGGTGATCACTTCGCGCAACCCGGTGGCGTCTGCGCTTTTCCTTGTGCTGGCGTTCTTCAACGCCGCCGCGATCTGGATGCTGCTGGAAGCGGAGTTCCTCGCGATCCTGCTGGTGCTGGTCTACGTGGGCGCCGTGATGGTGCTGTTCCTGTTCGTCGTGATGATGCTGGACATCAACATCGACTTCCTGCGACGCGACTTCAAGCGCTTCGTGCCGATGGCGACCGTGGTCGGCGCGATCATCGTGATCGAAACCGCGCTGATCCTGTGGCGCGGCTACGGCGACACGCACGCGGCGCACGCGATGGCGACCGGCGCGATGGCCGACTGGTCGAACACGCGCCTGATCGGCAAGGTGATCTACACCGACTACATCTTCGCGTTCGAAATCGCCGGCCTCGTGCTGCTGGTCGCGATCATCGCCGCGATCGGGCTGACCGAGCGCAAGGGCAAGGACAGCAAGCGCCAGCGCGTGTCGGATCAGGTCAAGGTGCGCCGCGACGACCGCGTGCGCCTCGTGAAGATGGAAGCGGAAAAGCCGCAGCCGGAAACGGCCCAGAGCGAAGCCGGTACGGGCGCCAACGGCTAA
- the nuoI gene encoding NADH-quinone oxidoreductase subunit NuoI, which translates to MTAIQHFFKTFFLTELLKGLALTGRYTFKRKFTVQFPEEKTPISPRFRGLHALRRYENGEERCIACKLCEAVCPAMAITIESETRADNTRRTTRYDIDLTKCIFCGFCEESCPVDSIVETQILEYHGEKRGDLYFTKEMLLAVGDRYEKDIAAAKAADAPYR; encoded by the coding sequence ATGACGGCTATCCAACACTTCTTTAAGACCTTCTTCCTGACCGAGCTGCTGAAGGGGCTCGCGCTGACCGGTCGTTACACGTTCAAGCGCAAGTTCACCGTGCAGTTCCCGGAAGAAAAGACCCCGATTTCGCCGCGTTTCCGCGGACTGCACGCGCTGCGCCGCTATGAGAACGGCGAAGAGCGCTGCATCGCGTGCAAGCTGTGCGAGGCCGTGTGCCCCGCGATGGCGATCACGATCGAATCGGAAACGCGCGCGGACAACACGCGCCGCACGACGCGCTACGACATCGACCTGACGAAGTGCATCTTCTGCGGTTTCTGCGAAGAGAGCTGCCCGGTCGATTCGATCGTCGAGACGCAGATTCTCGAGTACCACGGCGAAAAGCGCGGCGACCTGTATTTCACGAAGGAAATGCTGCTCGCGGTGGGCGATCGCTACGAGAAGGACATCGCCGCGGCGAAGGCTGCCGACGCGCCGTATCGTTGA
- the nuoH gene encoding NADH-quinone oxidoreductase subunit NuoH, whose product MSLFDTINSGGAQLLGFAWPTVWALVRILVVAVVILLCVAYLILWERKLIGWMHVRLGPNRVGPGGLLQPIADVLKLLLKEVIQPSAASRWLYLVAPVMTVVPAFAVWAVIPFQAEAVLANVNAGLLYAMAISSIGVYAVILAGWASNSKYAFLGAMRAAAQMVSYEISMGFALVLVLMTAGSLNLSEIVNSQQHGFFAGHGVNFLSWNWLPLLPAFVVYFISGIAETNRHPFDVVEGESEIVAGHMIDYSGMAFALFFLAEYINMIVISALAATLFLGGWDAPFEFLSFIPGIFWLVLKVFALLSVFIWVRATFPRFRYDQIMRLGWKVFLPVTVIWVVVVGFWMMSPLNIWVK is encoded by the coding sequence ATGAGCTTGTTCGATACGATCAACTCGGGCGGAGCCCAGCTTCTCGGGTTCGCATGGCCGACGGTGTGGGCACTCGTGCGCATCCTCGTCGTCGCCGTCGTGATCCTGCTGTGCGTGGCGTACCTGATTCTGTGGGAGCGCAAGCTGATCGGCTGGATGCACGTGCGTCTCGGCCCGAACCGCGTCGGCCCCGGCGGCCTGCTGCAGCCGATCGCCGACGTGCTGAAGCTGCTGCTGAAGGAAGTCATCCAGCCGTCCGCTGCCAGCCGCTGGCTGTATCTGGTCGCACCGGTGATGACCGTGGTGCCGGCCTTCGCGGTATGGGCGGTGATCCCGTTCCAGGCCGAGGCGGTGCTCGCGAACGTGAACGCGGGCCTGCTGTACGCGATGGCGATTTCGTCGATCGGCGTGTACGCGGTGATTCTCGCGGGCTGGGCGTCGAACTCGAAGTACGCGTTCCTCGGCGCGATGCGTGCCGCGGCGCAGATGGTGTCGTACGAAATCTCGATGGGCTTCGCGCTGGTGCTCGTGCTGATGACGGCCGGCAGCCTGAACCTGTCGGAAATCGTCAATTCGCAGCAGCACGGCTTCTTCGCCGGCCACGGCGTGAACTTCCTGTCGTGGAACTGGCTGCCGCTCTTGCCGGCGTTCGTCGTCTACTTCATCTCGGGCATCGCCGAAACGAACCGTCACCCGTTCGACGTGGTGGAAGGCGAGTCGGAAATCGTCGCGGGTCACATGATCGACTACTCGGGCATGGCGTTCGCGCTGTTCTTCCTCGCCGAGTACATCAACATGATCGTGATCTCGGCGCTGGCCGCGACGCTGTTCCTCGGCGGCTGGGATGCACCGTTCGAATTCCTGTCGTTCATCCCGGGCATCTTCTGGCTCGTGCTGAAGGTATTCGCGCTGCTGTCGGTGTTCATCTGGGTTCGTGCGACGTTCCCGCGCTTCCGTTACGACCAGATCATGCGCCTGGGCTGGAAGGTGTTCCTGCCCGTCACGGTGATCTGGGTGGTCGTGGTCGGCTTCTGGATGATGTCGCCGCTCAACATCTGGGTGAAGTAA